From Anopheles coluzzii chromosome 3, AcolN3, whole genome shotgun sequence, the proteins below share one genomic window:
- the LOC120956981 gene encoding myotubularin-related protein 2 → MEHHGTDFHRSSNSLDSDSKSSSLNSKHGMDTIVANENGFTYLSGENMQDRKSDVSYICPYSGPAIGTLTITNYRLHFRSQPATDKDPVIVVDCPLGAVSRIEKVGGASSRGENSYGIDIFCKDMRNLRFAHKQENHSRRTVFEKLQLYAFPRANEGQLFAFNYREKFTEDGWTVYEPVAELRRMGVNSANNDTWRITRLNEGYEICDSYPSVWAVPKTAKDDLLKQVAAFRSRNRLPVLCWIHPKSLATITRCSQPLVGVGGKRSEADETYINLIMEANAQSDKLSIIDARPSANAIANKAKGGGYESEDAYKNVELTFLDIHNIHVMRESLRKLKEICFPANDDHKWLSAVESTLWLKHIKCILSGAVRIVDRIENMRMSVVVHCSDGWDRTSQLTALSMLLLDPYYRTLKGFQVLIEKEWLSFGHKFEQRIGHGDNHHSDADRSPVFLQFIDCVWQISKQFPHALEFNEYFLITILDHLYSCRFGTFLYNTERERVANDLKNRTVSLWSFINSSHEEYRNPLYGGLSNYLSSMPVQTVLRPVVSMRHIRLWKGLYCRWNPSMRQQDPIYQRTRELLALQAELMKQLEDCRTERVLN, encoded by the exons ATGGAACACCACGGGACAGACTTTCATCGGAGCTCGAACTCgctcgattccgattccaagTCCAGCTCGCTCAACTCCAAGCACGGCATGGACACGATC GTGGCGAACGAAAATGGCTTCACCTATCTGTCCGGTGAAAACATGCAGGACCGGAAAAGCGACGTCTCGTACATCTGCCCGTACAGCGGGCCGGCCATCGGTACGCTGACCATCACCAACTATCGCCTGCACTTCCGTTCGCAGCCCGCCACGGACAAGGACCCGGTAATTGTGGTCGACTGTCCGCTGGGCGCCGTTAGCCGCATCGAGAAGGTCGGCGGAGCAAGCTCGCGCGGTGAAAACTCGTACGGTATCGATATTTTCTGCAAGGACATGCGTAACCTACGGTTTGCGCACAAGCAGGAAAACCACTCCCGCCGGACGGTGTTCGAGAAGCTGCAGCTGTACGCCTTTCCGCGCGCCAACGAGGGCCAACTGTTTGCGTTCAACTATCGGGAAAAGTTCACCGAGGACGGGTGGACGGTGTACGAGCCGGTGGCCGAGCTGCGCCGCATGGGCGTAAACAGTGCGAACAACGATACGTGGCGCATAACGCGCCTTAACGAGGGGTACGAAATTTGTGACAGCTACCCCTCGGTGTGGGCCGTACCGAAGACGGCCAAGGATGATCTGCTGAAGCAGGTGGCCGCGTTTCGATCGCGCAACCGGCTGCCCGTCCTGTGCTGGATCCACCCGAAGTCGCTGGCGACGATTACGCGCTGCTCGCAGCCGCTGGTGGGGGTGGGCGGGAAGCGCAGCGAAGCGGACGAAACGTACATCAACCTGATCATGGAGGCGAACGCGCAGTCGGACAAGCTGTCGATCATCGATGCGCGACCGAGCGCGAACGCGATCGCGAACAAGGCGAAGGGCGGCGGGTACGAGTCGGAGGATGCGTACAAGAACGTGGAGCTCACGTTTCTGGACATCCACAACATACACGTGATGCGGGAGAGCTTGCGCAAGCTGAAGGAGATTTGCTTCCCGGCCAACGACGACCACAAGTGGCTGTCGGCGGTGGAGAGCACGCTCTGGCTGAAGCACATCAAGTGCATTTTGAGCGGCGCGGTGAGGATCGTCGATCGG ATCGAAAACATGCGTATGTCGGTTGTGGTTCACTGCTCGGACGGTTGGGATCGTACGTCACAGCTGACGGCGCTGTCGATGCTACTGTTGGACCCTTACTATCGAACGCTCAAAGGCTTTCAGGTGTTGATTGAGAAGGAGTGGCTCAGTTTTGGACACAAGTTTGAGCAg CGCATCGGACACGGCGACAATCACCATTCGGATGCGGACCGTTCGCCCGTCTTTCTGCAGTTCATCGACTGCGTGTGGCAGATATCGAAACAGTTCCCGCACGCGCTAGAGTTCAACGAATACTTCCTGATCACGATCCTCGATCATCTGTACTCGTGCCGTTTCGGTACCTTCCTGTACAATACCGAGCGCGAGCGGGTCGCAAATG ATCTCAAAAACCGTACCGTCTCGCTGTGGTCGTTCATCAACTCGTCGCACGAAGAGTACCGCAACCCGCTGTACGGTGGGCTGAGCAACTATCTTAGCTCGATGCCGGTACAAACGGTGCTGCGGCCGGTCGTCAGCATGCGCCACATTCGGCTCTGGAAGGGCCTATACTGCCGGTGGAATCCGAGCATGCGGCAGCAGGATCCGATCTATCAGCGTACGCGCGAACTGCTGGCACTGCAGGCGGAGCTAATGAAGCAGCTGGAGGACTGTCGAACGGAGCGTGTGCTAAATTGA